From Pseudomonas sp. B21-028, one genomic window encodes:
- the norR gene encoding nitric oxide reductase transcriptional regulator NorR, whose protein sequence is MLRESLAADLIVELPNAVRLQRLVQTLREYFNSGAVGLLRLDDDSLRPVATVGLVHEALGRRFVIAQHPRLAAIMASREPTWFEPDSRLPDPYDGLLDHHVGEPLPVHDCMGVSLYVEGRLWGAITLDALHAGTFDSRAREELKRCTLQIEAAVRVTRLEQENRSLRASRSDSPDLHLPVEEGEILGRSEGLQQLLNELDVLADSELPVLLLGETGVGKELFARRLHRLSRRGHKPLIQVNCAALPESLAESELFGHVKGAFSGATTDRAGRFDAANGGTLFLDEVGELPLSVQAKLLRTLQNGEIQRLGADKPLHVDVRIIAATNRHLPDSIRDGLFRADLYHRLSVYPVPIPPLRERGHDVLMLAGHFLELNRTRLGLRGLRLSPAAEQALLAYSWPGNVRELEHVISRAALKQLSRGASRSLIMTLEPQVLDLDVSASASSALAMLEPLESLEAPPQPLSETVDACQRQAILKALDRCGQNWAGAARLLEVDPSNLHKLARRLGLK, encoded by the coding sequence ATGCTGCGTGAAAGCCTGGCCGCCGACCTGATCGTCGAGCTGCCCAATGCCGTGCGGTTGCAGCGCCTGGTGCAGACCTTGCGCGAATATTTCAACAGTGGCGCCGTGGGGTTGCTGCGCCTGGACGATGACAGTCTCAGGCCCGTGGCGACCGTCGGCCTGGTCCATGAGGCGCTGGGCCGTCGCTTCGTGATCGCCCAGCATCCACGCCTCGCGGCGATCATGGCTTCGCGCGAGCCCACCTGGTTCGAGCCCGACAGCCGATTGCCGGACCCTTATGACGGCTTGCTCGATCACCACGTCGGCGAGCCACTGCCGGTGCACGACTGCATGGGTGTGAGCCTGTACGTGGAGGGGCGCCTCTGGGGGGCGATCACCCTGGATGCGTTGCACGCCGGTACCTTCGACAGCCGTGCTCGCGAGGAGCTCAAGCGCTGCACCCTGCAGATCGAGGCGGCGGTGCGAGTGACCCGGCTGGAGCAGGAAAACCGCAGCCTGCGGGCGTCGCGCAGCGACTCGCCGGACCTGCACCTGCCCGTCGAAGAGGGCGAGATCCTTGGTCGCAGCGAGGGCTTGCAGCAGTTGCTCAACGAATTGGACGTCTTGGCCGATTCCGAACTGCCGGTTCTGTTGTTGGGGGAAACCGGCGTCGGCAAGGAACTGTTCGCCCGGCGCTTGCACAGGCTGTCCCGGCGCGGTCACAAGCCTCTGATCCAGGTCAATTGCGCGGCGTTGCCGGAATCCCTGGCGGAAAGCGAGTTGTTCGGTCATGTCAAAGGCGCGTTTTCCGGCGCGACCACCGACCGCGCCGGGCGTTTCGATGCGGCCAATGGCGGCACGCTGTTTCTCGACGAGGTCGGCGAGTTGCCGCTGAGCGTGCAGGCCAAGTTGCTGCGCACGCTGCAAAACGGCGAGATCCAGCGCCTGGGGGCGGACAAGCCGCTGCATGTCGATGTGCGGATCATCGCCGCCACCAACCGGCACCTGCCCGACAGCATTCGCGACGGACTGTTTCGCGCTGACCTGTATCACCGCCTCTCGGTCTACCCGGTGCCGATTCCGCCGCTGCGCGAGCGCGGTCACGATGTGCTGATGCTGGCGGGACATTTTCTCGAGTTGAACCGCACGCGACTGGGCTTGCGCGGCTTGCGCCTGTCTCCTGCCGCGGAGCAGGCGCTGCTGGCATACAGCTGGCCGGGCAACGTGCGGGAGCTGGAACACGTGATCAGCCGAGCGGCATTGAAGCAGCTCAGCCGGGGCGCCAGTCGCAGCTTGATCATGACCTTGGAGCCGCAGGTGCTGGACCTCGACGTCAGTGCCAGCGCATCCAGCGCACTAGCCATGCTCGAGCCTCTGGAATCGCTCGAGGCGCCGCCCCAGCCCTTGAGCGAAACCGTCGATGCGTGCCAGCGCCAGGCGATCCTCAAGGCCCTGGACCGTTGTGGGCAGAACTGGGCCGGGGCGGCGCGGTTGTTGGAGGTCGATCCGAGCAATCTGCATAAACTGGCGCGGCGGTTGGGGCTCAAATAG
- a CDS encoding transporter substrate-binding domain-containing protein: protein MKNITSTMTFCGLLALSCGAQAEPTPSHLDQILQRGELKVCTTGDYKPYTYKTETGEYEGIDTDMARSLAASLGVKVQWVQTSWKTLMPDMTEGKCDIGMGGISVTLERQKKAYFSDTLDVDGKIPLVRCEDQSRYQTLEQINQPSVRLVEPAGGTNEAFVRAFVPKGQLSFHDNVTIFQELLDKKADVMITDASEALYQQKLKPGLCAVNPTRYLQYGEKAYLLPRGDTTWKMYVDQWLHLSKANGSYQKVIGQWLAVPEAQ, encoded by the coding sequence ATGAAAAATATAACAAGCACAATGACGTTCTGCGGCCTGCTGGCACTGTCCTGCGGCGCCCAGGCCGAGCCGACGCCTTCGCACCTTGACCAGATCCTGCAACGTGGTGAATTGAAGGTGTGCACCACCGGCGACTACAAGCCCTACACCTACAAAACTGAAACCGGCGAATACGAAGGCATCGACACCGACATGGCGCGCTCCCTGGCCGCAAGCCTGGGTGTCAAGGTGCAATGGGTACAGACCAGCTGGAAAACCCTGATGCCGGATATGACCGAGGGCAAATGCGACATCGGCATGGGCGGGATCTCGGTGACCCTCGAGCGCCAGAAGAAAGCCTACTTCAGCGACACCCTGGACGTGGACGGCAAGATCCCGCTGGTCCGTTGCGAAGACCAGTCGCGCTACCAGACCCTCGAGCAGATCAACCAGCCTTCGGTACGCCTGGTGGAACCGGCCGGCGGCACCAACGAAGCCTTCGTCCGCGCCTTCGTGCCCAAGGGCCAGTTGAGCTTTCACGACAACGTGACCATCTTCCAGGAACTGCTGGACAAGAAAGCCGATGTGATGATCACCGATGCCTCGGAAGCGCTCTACCAACAGAAACTCAAGCCTGGCCTGTGCGCCGTCAACCCGACCCGCTACCTGCAATACGGCGAAAAGGCTTACCTGCTGCCTCGGGGTGATACCACCTGGAAAATGTACGTCGACCAGTGGCTGCACCTGAGCAAGGCGAACGGCAGCTACCAGAAAGTCATCGGCCAATGGCTCGCGGTTCCCGAGGCGCAGTGA